The genomic DNA aattaattaaaaataattttagaaaaaaaaaattgtgaaaaaagacATGAAATAAGAAATATAGCCAAATCTTGAAGTACCACAAAAAGGTTTCATCGAGGGCCAAGCATGATAAAAGCACCTCAGTCTATACCTAGTGGGTCTCTTCCAAAACGACATCGTGGAGAGAAGGAAACGACTGCAAAGAAACACATCAACAGAAACCCTAAACCTGCAATCGAAACCCTCGATACATTCGGAGAAATTCTGAAAGCACGGCATGCAGCCAGAAAACACGCCAGAGGGTTCAGAGTTTTGCCGGTTTTTGGCCGGTAACGTCCTAAACGACGTCGGATGGTACGGGTTTCCTGGGAATTGTGACTTTCCGGCTATTCAAAGCTTTTGTAGCTCTTCGTTTTACCCTTCGGAGGTGTCGGGAATTGCGGATGTACCACAGTCCCGAGCTCTGACGGCTTCCATAAATCACAAGGAAGCtgagaaaagaagaagagagagaattAACTCCCATCTCGATAAGCTTCGGAGTCTTCTTCCTTGCAGTTCCAAGGTATAATCCGTTTGGTTGCTCAGAAAATTgaggaaaacaaatgaaaattttagatgtTATCTTTTATATAGCTTATGTTAACTGGCTCTGAATTTTTTCATGTTAATGAAGATTGTAACACGCATTCAAAATTCTCTTTACTTTTTCGCCTgctttttctcagcaaccacatggaattttgttgaaaattaaaatttatgttgcGCTTCTGCAGTTATGGTATTGAGAAGCTAGAATATGACGAccaaaaattacttttcatcttcttttatgGATTCAGATTCTGAATTTTCAGATCCAGACTAATCTTTAATTTGAGCCTTTTGCTGAACGAAACGATGTTGAGTAGTACTGTAGTAGTGTCTGAAAAAGAACGAATGAAGCCTTTATGGCATTTCTAGGGTTGATATGATTGGGAAAGTCGATTagcttttcaaaattatatttaagatttaaattttatttccacAGACCGACAAAGCTTCGCTACTGGCAAAGGTGATTCAACGGGTAAAAGAGCTGAAAGAGCAGACCTCAGAAATCACACAACTCGAAACCCTCCCCTCCGAGACCGACGAAATCAACGTAATCCTCTCCGGAGATTACTCCGACGATGGAAAATCCAtattcaaagcctctttgtgctGCGAAGACCGCACCGAGCTCTTACCGGAGTTGATCGAGATTCTGAAGTCACTCCGCCTGAAGACTCTCAAAGCAGAAATGGCGTCGCTTGGGGGACGAATCCGGAACATTCTCGTCGTCTCCGGCGACGGAGATCACAGCGACGAGTCTGTCCACTCTTTGCGCGATGCACTGAAAACCTTGGTAGACCATTCCAGTTCCAGCGGTCGGTCTAAACGGCGACGTTTCGGTGTAGATTGCAGAAAAGTttctgattgattgatttggttCTCGTTTTTTAGCTTGATTATATTCTGTTGTCTAATCTGGTTTTTTGCGTGGATGCGTGGGTTTGTGGAATGAAGTAGCTAGGGTTTGTAGGAGTCGAAGAATCTCAGGTCACAATGAAGAAGACgattaaaaaaaagggaagaaggtGTATATCAGTATATGTGATGTGTGTTGTTGTGATGGATGATTGACAATGGAGCCTGTAAAAGCAATAGCTTACTTGAGTTTTGTTTACAAACTTGAAAATGgcatatcatcatcatcatcatcaccattaATGTGACCGTTATTATTGTGTTGAAGAAacaatcattattttaaattcttgaaATGAAGGATGCGGTGTTTTTGCCATTTTAGGGTTTGTGGAGAGAGGCTCTGGCCTCGTGCTGCTGCTCAAAGACGTTGTAAAGGACAAGCGCTGTCCGTGTTTGGTAGTCTGAAGGTTCCAATTCTGGCATTGGGGAAGACAGATGAAACTGAATAACATTCTCACTTCAATCTaggaatattttatatttacttGTGTTAGTATGTTTGCCCTTTCTCTCCGATTTAAAGGAAGATATGGAACACCCCCTCTTGTACTCTGGACTGACAGTAGTGCTTTGGGCATGCAAAATAAGCCCTTTAGAACTGGCTTTATAAGCATGGGAGATGTTCTTCTTCTCCAAGCAGACTCGTGCATCTGCTTTTTCAGAAACACTCCAATAATATCACTGTactattctattattattattattattattatgaaaataatctatatttttcatttttaaataataagacctCTGAAGTCTTATAAGTTTTTTTGTCTGGTCTTTCTCCCactttttctcacattttcattGACATGCAAGAAGCCTGAATTTGcctaaatctattaaaaaatagattattacATTTTACCCCTTAATTTATAGCATATTTTGCATATTATTCcctcaaatttaaaatcaagtAATATACTATCTATACTTTATAATTACATgtaatagatatttttaaagTGATGGTGTTACAATTTTAGAAAGAAGATATATGTGCTTTTTACATGATTTGTTTAAGTGAGGGCAAAAGGGTAATTTTGTAACCAAAATGAAACCTCTCCAACCCTCTCCTCTTCCTCGTCATTCCTTTTATTGAATCTCCAAATTACAGTTGAGACCCTAAAATTCCAAAGAAGTTAATATAAGCATCAAAGAGTTGACATTGAAGAGAAGACATAGAGTTCAATGATAAGCTTTTTGTCTTATAATTTCTTTAgtaaaaaaatctcaacaaaGAGGGTTAGAGTTGgggtttcttttttctgtttcaaaaaatttggagaaaaattatggaattttaaaaaaaaaaactcaatgaagaaaatttttatgtAATGCTTTAGTTTGTTGTTTTAGAATAGGAtttcattttgatgttttagAAAAGTTAGGAAAACTTATTTGCAATTtgttatgacattttttttaaaattttaaatttggggGAAATTTGGTTCATCAATATTAGTTTATTTCTTTATAGGTCTGC from Vitis riparia cultivar Riparia Gloire de Montpellier isolate 1030 chromosome 8, EGFV_Vit.rip_1.0, whole genome shotgun sequence includes the following:
- the LOC117919835 gene encoding transcription factor bHLH106; the encoded protein is MQPENTPEGSEFCRFLAGNVLNDVGWYGFPGNCDFPAIQSFCSSSFYPSEVSGIADVPQSRALTASINHKEAEKRRRERINSHLDKLRSLLPCSSKTDKASLLAKVIQRVKELKEQTSEITQLETLPSETDEINVILSGDYSDDGKSIFKASLCCEDRTELLPELIEILKSLRLKTLKAEMASLGGRIRNILVVSGDGDHSDESVHSLRDALKTLVDHSSSSGRSKRRRFGVDCRKVSD